From a single Nostoc edaphicum CCNP1411 genomic region:
- a CDS encoding type II toxin-antitoxin system HicB family antitoxin: MSIGYVQELPSANVQERTLEEARESLREAIELILISNRELAES; the protein is encoded by the coding sequence ATGTCTATCGGCTACGTCCAAGAGTTACCCAGTGCAAATGTCCAAGAAAGAACTCTGGAAGAAGCTAGAGAAAGTCTACGGGAAGCGATAGAGTTGATTTTAATATCAAACCGGGAACTCGCAGAGTCCTAG